The DNA window CTGCCTGGGTCGCCTGTTTTGCCGGACAGGAAAATCTTGTGCGGAAGCGCAGAAAAGTTCGCCAGGAGTGGGGAAACGGTCGTTAGCCCAGCTCGCTGAGAACGCCTGTGCTGGAGCCGAAACGGTCGGTTTCTTTCCCAAACTGCTGCAGCATGCGGACGTACAGGTTCGACAACGGCGTGTTCTTCTCCCGGTCAAAAGCCACATGCCCCTGATGCCGAAAGCCGCCGCCGGCCAGGATGACAGGCAGGTTGTCTGAGGAATGGGCCGACGCGTCGCCCAGGTTGCTGGCGAACAGCAGCTGCGTTTGATCCAGCAGCGGACGTCCGCCTTCGTTCACGTTCTGCAGGTTGTCGAGAAAGCGGCCGAAGTTGGCGTACTCTTTCTCCTCGTAGCGGGCCAGCTGTTCGATTTTTTCCGGCTCTTTCCCATGATGCGACGCATCGTGGTGGCCAATCTCCAGGTCCGGCTGGCCGGTCTGGTTATGCTCGCCCAGTCCCAGCACCACGACCCGGGTGGAGTCGGTCTGCAGGGCCAGTTGGACAAGCGTGAACCACTGCTGCTGTTCGTCGACCCAGTGATCGGCCCGCTGGAAATCTTTGACGGACGCTTCGACCTGCGGCTTGGGACGGGCGATCCAGGCCTCATCCTGGTACAGCGAGTTTTCCGCCTCGCGGATGGAGGTGGTCATGGTATCCAGACGATCGCGGTCGGCGGCCCCCAGTTCCTGGCCCAGCGTTTTCAGCTGGTCGCGAACGCCGTCGAGGATGCTGCGTCCGGCCGCCAGACGCTTCTGCTCGCGGTCGATCTCTTCCGGCGCCCCGTCGATAAACATGCGGGTGAACAGACGCGCCCGGTTCCGTTCGAACGGGATCGGCACCCCTTTCCGGTTCCACGACAACGACGCGCAGTTGGCCGTGTTCAGCGTGAGACTGGGCAGACGGGTGTGGCTGCCGGTCAGCTCGGCCGCTTCCTGGTCCAGCGAGATCGTGTTGTGGATGTCGTCGGCCCGCCGGACCCCTTCTGGCGCCACGCCGGTAAACAGGGCCGAATCCGTACCGTGCGAGTTAGGGTAGCCCAGATGGCTGATGCCGGAGAAAACGGTGAATCGCCCGCGATGCGGCTCAAGGATTTTCAGAAAGCGGGTCGCCTGGTACTTGAGCCCCGTTTGTTCCGGAAAGAGGAACGGGTAATACGTTCCCAGCGGACGATGGATCAACACCATGCGTTGCGGCGGCGTCGCATCTGCGGCGGCCGGCGAACCGGCCCGCAGTACATGCGGCGTCATGGCGTCGAGCAGCGGCAAGGCGACCGCCACGGCTCCGGCCCGCAGGAAGGTGCGGCGGCCCAGTCGGGGCGAAGGAAGAATATGCATGGATCGCTCCTCAGCGAGGATGTTCGTTAGCGGCAGGGCGTGGTGTCGCGGCTTCCCGTCGCGACAGGCTCTCTGTTCCATCCTATCCGGAGAGCAAGGCAAACGGAATGCTGCGGCGGTCTCATTCACCCCGCAGTGACAGGCAAACGCATGCCATCACAACGCCTACGGCAGGGACGCGACGACTAATGCCGCAGCAGGAATTCGTGCGAGTTAAGCAATGCGTGCTGGATGTCGTAAAGCCCTTCCTGCCGGTCAGTCGCCTTGCTCAGGTGCTGTTCCAGCAGTTCCCGTTCCGCCAGTGTGGGCCGGCGGCTGAGGGTCGTCAGGTAGATCAGCTCCACTACCTGGGCTTCCGTTTTGCCGGCGGCCAGCCAGCGGGCGATATGTCCGCCGGGCGACTTCATATTGGCCAGCATCTCAGGGTTGTTCAGCAGGTGGATCACCTGGCTGAGCGAAGGATCGCCGTCGCGGCCGCACTCGCACGTAGCGTCCCGCACCGGTT is part of the Lignipirellula cremea genome and encodes:
- a CDS encoding DUF1552 domain-containing protein, producing the protein MHILPSPRLGRRTFLRAGAVAVALPLLDAMTPHVLRAGSPAAADATPPQRMVLIHRPLGTYYPFLFPEQTGLKYQATRFLKILEPHRGRFTVFSGISHLGYPNSHGTDSALFTGVAPEGVRRADDIHNTISLDQEAAELTGSHTRLPSLTLNTANCASLSWNRKGVPIPFERNRARLFTRMFIDGAPEEIDREQKRLAAGRSILDGVRDQLKTLGQELGAADRDRLDTMTTSIREAENSLYQDEAWIARPKPQVEASVKDFQRADHWVDEQQQWFTLVQLALQTDSTRVVVLGLGEHNQTGQPDLEIGHHDASHHGKEPEKIEQLARYEEKEYANFGRFLDNLQNVNEGGRPLLDQTQLLFASNLGDASAHSSDNLPVILAGGGFRHQGHVAFDREKNTPLSNLYVRMLQQFGKETDRFGSSTGVLSELG